In the genome of Fimbriimonadaceae bacterium, one region contains:
- a CDS encoding type II/IV secretion system protein, with protein MLSGDVFVNEGLISEEQLHLASEKQKELGGMEPIARVLVNMGFIQERDRVRLLGKVWGIPYVEIGERQPPHEVIQLISPQSAKRFKSVPIEIKDTTLVVAMANPLDVFVIDELRLITRMEIEPVIAGEDDLNNALSNLYKIDVNVNDALAGVMRDFDGDIEVTESGDEDLSEAELREMGEDAPVIRLANLIVSQAIQDKASDIHIEPMKDGVRVRYRIDGVMIDGMRVPRKVLAPLTSRFKIMANMDIAEKRVPQDNRISINMNSKDYDLRVSTLPVVYGEKIVMRVLDKGGITVGLNKLGFLPNNLRIIEDMCSKTYGIILVTGPTGSGKSTTLYSILNKVNDGSSNIITIEDPVEYELSGINQCSVNNRAGMTFAAGLKAMLRQDPDIIMVGEMRDTETATIAMEAALTGHLVLSTLHTNDASSAPTRLIDMEVEPFLISSSIIGVLAQRLVRQNCAHCKEAYTGTRESLVRFGFPVPDDLGAETGGEITLFRGTGCEHCKGTGYKGRTGVHELMVMTDDIKDKILEKSPAHVLRQLAMKNGMKMLQDDSVQKILMGITSVDEVLRVIYA; from the coding sequence ATGCTGAGTGGCGACGTATTTGTAAATGAGGGATTAATCTCCGAAGAGCAGCTTCATCTTGCATCAGAGAAGCAGAAAGAGCTCGGCGGGATGGAACCTATTGCACGCGTCCTCGTCAACATGGGTTTCATTCAGGAGCGCGACCGTGTTCGGCTTCTTGGAAAGGTCTGGGGCATCCCTTACGTCGAGATTGGTGAGCGTCAGCCACCTCACGAGGTCATCCAGCTCATCTCTCCCCAGAGCGCCAAGCGATTTAAATCGGTCCCCATCGAGATCAAGGACACGACCTTGGTCGTCGCCATGGCGAACCCGCTCGATGTCTTCGTGATCGACGAGCTTCGGCTGATCACGAGGATGGAGATCGAGCCGGTTATCGCTGGCGAGGATGATCTCAACAACGCCCTATCCAACCTTTATAAGATCGATGTCAATGTCAATGATGCTCTCGCTGGCGTGATGCGAGATTTTGACGGAGATATTGAGGTCACTGAGTCTGGCGACGAGGACCTCAGCGAAGCCGAATTGCGCGAGATGGGCGAAGACGCCCCCGTCATTCGTCTTGCAAATCTCATTGTCAGCCAGGCTATTCAGGACAAAGCCAGTGACATCCACATCGAGCCGATGAAGGACGGTGTGCGCGTCCGGTACCGAATCGACGGCGTGATGATTGATGGAATGCGCGTTCCGCGCAAAGTCCTTGCACCGTTGACCTCGCGCTTTAAGATCATGGCGAACATGGACATCGCAGAGAAGCGAGTCCCGCAGGATAACCGCATCAGCATCAACATGAACAGCAAGGATTACGACCTGCGTGTGTCGACCCTTCCTGTTGTCTATGGCGAAAAGATCGTTATGCGTGTGCTTGATAAGGGCGGAATTACGGTCGGCCTGAACAAGCTCGGTTTCCTTCCTAACAACCTTCGAATCATCGAGGATATGTGCTCCAAGACCTATGGGATTATCCTCGTCACAGGACCCACGGGTTCGGGTAAATCGACCACGCTTTACTCGATTCTGAACAAGGTCAACGACGGTTCTTCAAACATCATCACCATCGAAGACCCGGTCGAATACGAACTGTCGGGAATCAACCAGTGCAGCGTGAACAACCGAGCGGGAATGACTTTCGCCGCTGGTCTGAAAGCGATGCTTCGTCAAGACCCCGACATCATCATGGTCGGTGAAATGCGCGATACCGAAACGGCGACCATCGCGATGGAAGCGGCGCTTACCGGACACTTGGTTTTGAGCACGCTGCACACGAACGACGCTTCATCGGCCCCGACTCGACTGATTGACATGGAGGTTGAGCCGTTCTTGATCTCCTCATCCATCATCGGCGTTCTGGCCCAGCGGCTTGTTCGGCAGAACTGTGCGCACTGTAAAGAGGCTTACACAGGCACTCGCGAGAGCCTTGTACGATTCGGCTTCCCAGTCCCGGATGACCTTGGAGCCGAGACGGGCGGCGAGATTACGCTCTTCCGAGGAACGGGGTGCGAGCACTGCAAAGGCACTGGCTATAAGGGCCGAACCGGAGTTCACGAGTTGATGGTTATGACCGATGACATCAAGGACAAGATCCTTGAAAAGTCGCCGGCTCACGTTTTGCGGCAGCTTGCCATGAAGAACGGCATGAAGATGCTGCAGGACGATTCTGTGCAAAAGATTCTCATGGGAATCACGAGCGTTGATGAGGTTTTGAGGGTGATTTACGCTTAA
- the ccsA gene encoding cytochrome c biogenesis protein CcsA produces MEEQTLDLSQFSEAPQWSVLLGNGFGRWLILAGFALFLLSAVAWILSPRNPRYEKIGRMAFTHGSATIFGAFVTLAILFINNRFEYYYVWSHSDTLNSLQYKIAAIWSGQEGSFMLWAVAAAIFGLLTVRGTGPYRRWFTVVYALFLGGLCGVMSYESAFRLVDSMHGKTLVPIEGAGLSPSLLNYWIVIHPPTIFLGFGSLTVLFAYAVAAFIEKNPVEWVPRARPWAIVSLTFLGVGLCMGGFWAYETLGWGGFWAWDPVENTSFVPWVFLAILIHGFLIQQAKKRWYVSNLVFAGLPFLMFLYGTFLTRSGMLGNTSVHSFAQMDNKALKLLVGMCSIFVIGFIGLAIWRGRHIRKEFAPQATPETSGVAREKMYLLGSYALTFFAISTAVGMSVPFIQGIFHQPQKVVEEGLYHNILVWPFIPIMLLMAAAPFVSWRGTSWKELLNKLYLILCVTIFTVGILGIVIKTSSVKFEADLSHNIAMPFGRHLPAYVWTLILAGLCIFVVVAHLWKAIELYRKNRPSVAGFMSHVGLGITLAGLVISRGLETEQELITQKGKPSPGLGYAVNFIGPTKDYRDRTNRVEFQMIGDGGSFTARPSLYYREQRDPETGQTQLEPFAWPYIHRGLLNDVYFTLGAMQLNATDLVSIKPDETIVMDSFKVTYLEMIRTGNPGQVGTEFGAKLKFVSDTGEEYVVTPKMRITDSGPTFDPDFIGTDYFITIQRLDAGTKAAWVQLHFMEPLWPIKLYYKPFVGLVWLGTGIMALAGLFAAWNRKSRRATPTEDQTKEETGTSPQQ; encoded by the coding sequence TTGGAAGAACAGACGCTCGATTTAAGCCAGTTTTCTGAAGCCCCCCAATGGTCTGTCCTTCTTGGCAATGGATTCGGACGTTGGCTCATTCTCGCCGGATTTGCCCTGTTCCTCCTGAGCGCGGTGGCATGGATTCTATCCCCACGGAACCCGCGATATGAGAAGATCGGACGCATGGCATTTACGCACGGGAGCGCCACGATCTTCGGGGCTTTCGTAACGCTCGCCATCCTCTTCATCAACAACCGCTTTGAGTACTACTACGTTTGGTCGCACTCCGACACGCTGAACTCCCTGCAATACAAGATCGCCGCGATCTGGTCCGGACAGGAAGGCAGCTTCATGCTGTGGGCCGTCGCTGCTGCGATATTCGGACTGTTAACCGTCCGAGGGACCGGTCCTTATCGACGGTGGTTCACTGTAGTCTACGCGCTGTTCTTGGGTGGGCTCTGCGGCGTCATGTCGTACGAATCGGCGTTTCGTCTTGTCGATTCTATGCACGGCAAGACCTTGGTGCCTATCGAAGGCGCGGGGCTCTCACCCTCCCTGCTGAACTACTGGATCGTCATCCACCCCCCCACGATCTTCCTTGGTTTTGGCTCCTTGACGGTGCTCTTTGCCTACGCAGTCGCCGCGTTTATCGAGAAGAACCCTGTCGAATGGGTTCCAAGGGCTCGCCCTTGGGCGATCGTCTCCCTAACCTTCCTTGGAGTCGGACTCTGTATGGGTGGCTTTTGGGCGTATGAAACGCTCGGATGGGGCGGGTTCTGGGCGTGGGACCCGGTCGAGAACACAAGCTTCGTCCCTTGGGTGTTCTTAGCCATCCTCATACACGGATTCCTCATTCAGCAGGCTAAAAAGAGGTGGTACGTCTCCAACTTGGTTTTTGCCGGGCTCCCCTTCCTCATGTTTCTTTACGGCACGTTTCTGACGAGGTCGGGGATGCTTGGCAACACGAGCGTTCATAGCTTTGCGCAGATGGACAACAAGGCGCTCAAGCTTCTTGTCGGAATGTGCAGCATCTTTGTCATCGGGTTTATCGGACTTGCAATCTGGCGAGGCAGACATATCCGCAAGGAGTTTGCACCCCAAGCCACACCTGAAACGAGCGGTGTTGCCCGAGAAAAGATGTATCTGCTTGGCAGCTACGCTCTCACATTTTTTGCCATCTCAACCGCAGTTGGAATGAGTGTTCCATTCATTCAAGGCATCTTCCACCAACCCCAGAAGGTCGTTGAAGAAGGACTTTATCACAACATACTGGTCTGGCCCTTCATCCCCATCATGCTGCTCATGGCAGCGGCTCCCTTTGTGAGTTGGCGAGGGACAAGTTGGAAGGAGCTGCTGAACAAGCTCTATCTGATCCTTTGCGTGACCATCTTCACCGTCGGCATCCTAGGCATTGTCATTAAGACGTCATCGGTTAAGTTTGAAGCCGATTTGAGCCACAACATAGCGATGCCGTTCGGCAGGCATCTCCCGGCCTATGTCTGGACATTGATCCTTGCCGGGCTCTGTATCTTCGTGGTTGTTGCTCACCTTTGGAAAGCCATCGAGCTCTATCGAAAGAACCGCCCCAGTGTTGCCGGTTTCATGTCGCACGTTGGCCTGGGCATCACTCTGGCTGGCTTGGTGATCTCTCGGGGGCTTGAGACGGAGCAAGAACTCATCACACAAAAGGGTAAGCCATCGCCGGGGCTTGGATACGCCGTCAACTTCATCGGACCCACCAAGGATTATCGCGACCGCACGAACCGTGTCGAATTCCAAATGATCGGCGATGGAGGTTCGTTCACGGCACGCCCCTCACTGTACTACCGTGAGCAAAGAGACCCCGAAACCGGTCAAACCCAGCTTGAGCCATTCGCTTGGCCCTACATCCACAGGGGGCTGCTTAACGACGTCTATTTCACCCTCGGGGCAATGCAGCTGAATGCCACCGACTTAGTTTCGATCAAGCCAGACGAAACCATTGTCATGGATAGCTTCAAGGTCACTTACCTTGAGATGATACGCACGGGCAACCCTGGACAGGTCGGCACCGAGTTCGGAGCGAAACTGAAGTTCGTTTCCGACACCGGTGAGGAGTACGTCGTCACCCCGAAGATGAGGATCACAGACTCCGGTCCTACGTTCGATCCAGATTTCATCGGCACCGACTACTTCATAACAATCCAGCGACTGGACGCCGGCACCAAGGCAGCCTGGGTTCAACTGCACTTCATGGAGCCGCTATGGCCCATCAAGCTTTACTATAAGCCGTTTGTCGGGCTTGTCTGGTTGGGCACTGGTATCATGGCCCTCGCCGGGCTCTTTGCAGCCTGGAACCGAAAGTCCCGGCGCGCAACGCCAACCGAGGATCAGACGAAGGAAGAAACGGGGACTTCACCCCAACAATAA
- a CDS encoding HDOD domain-containing protein — translation MSAAPISYNEDNDSTQTILDKVNELAVLPQVVYKVVELSASTDTAASEIERAIVVDPGFSTKLLTAANSAYYGLPKKVTSVKEAIMFLGFKTVRQIAMTVGIYDMFVGKNDKESLRRRAWWRHSIDTAVCARWLAKETKSINPDNAYTCGLLHYIGKTLLDRFGEEDYELTKPMIEAGMTEIEAELELFGVDHVHIAKAAAQKWGFPEELIAGIDYHTPTAADSDFPKHGACIALASAIAFRALEGLHDPDHWMPSWAAERLGIGPESYESISEEGSRVIAHAASLQI, via the coding sequence ATGTCAGCGGCCCCGATTTCGTATAACGAAGATAACGACAGCACCCAGACGATACTCGACAAGGTGAACGAACTTGCCGTCCTTCCGCAGGTCGTCTACAAGGTCGTCGAGCTATCGGCTTCGACCGATACGGCGGCTTCGGAGATTGAGCGTGCGATTGTCGTTGACCCCGGATTCAGCACCAAGCTGTTGACCGCCGCAAACTCCGCTTACTACGGCCTGCCGAAAAAGGTCACCTCGGTGAAGGAAGCCATCATGTTTCTTGGCTTCAAAACCGTTCGGCAGATTGCGATGACGGTTGGTATTTACGACATGTTCGTCGGCAAGAACGACAAGGAATCTCTCCGACGTCGCGCTTGGTGGAGACACTCTATCGACACGGCGGTTTGTGCTCGATGGCTTGCCAAGGAGACCAAAAGCATCAACCCAGACAACGCTTACACCTGTGGGTTGCTGCATTACATCGGCAAGACTCTGCTGGATCGATTTGGCGAAGAGGATTACGAACTGACAAAGCCGATGATCGAAGCCGGAATGACTGAGATCGAGGCGGAGTTGGAGTTATTTGGTGTTGATCACGTTCACATTGCAAAGGCAGCTGCTCAAAAATGGGGATTCCCTGAGGAGTTGATTGCCGGTATCGATTACCACACGCCGACCGCAGCGGACAGTGATTTTCCGAAGCACGGCGCTTGCATCGCGCTTGCGTCGGCGATAGCATTTCGCGCGCTTGAAGGTTTGCACGACCCGGATCACTGGATGCCATCGTGGGCGGCTGAGCGGCTTGGCATCGGTCCAGAAAGCTATGAGAGCATTAGCGAAGAGGGAAGTCGAGTGATTGCGCACGCGGCGAGCTTACAGATTTAA
- a CDS encoding type IV pilus twitching motility protein PilT — MSEQAFDWNKVLKKDEESETPNLEAVDGAQAGTAPESTNASESAPAGGLKFSIADNDAMADAEQDIADIVNKMEGKSKPTANFELVVNNGADGEPVAEAPQEEYKHYKPAALPDDLYTRPLKETSDIYIGMEHAEVKAGTEVASDAKSVKDVHIDEILRSAIERKASDIHFTTGLPPMARIDGELQPLPYQIIDPEDSQRMIYEVLSDEQIQKVEQSHELDFGYGVKGLGRFRFNVYFQKGAMAAALRAIPTRIPAFEELGLPPVLREMSKRVSGLVLVTGPTGSGKSTTIASMIDDINESRTSHILTIEDPIEYLHSHKKCMVNQRELHADTYTFHNALRAVLREDPDIILVGELRDLETIEAALTLAETGHLVFGTLHTRNAPSTIDRIVDVFSADQQEQIRVLLGNTLEGVISQQLIPRLGGGRSAALEIMQGTPAIKNLIREGKTHQMYSIIETNAQHGMQTMDRSLADLFKNGYCTYEECLMRAVDKESFARLAKGTS; from the coding sequence ATGAGCGAACAGGCATTTGATTGGAACAAAGTACTTAAGAAGGATGAGGAGTCGGAGACTCCCAATCTTGAAGCGGTAGATGGAGCCCAAGCCGGGACCGCTCCAGAATCGACTAATGCTTCGGAGAGCGCACCGGCTGGCGGACTTAAGTTCTCTATCGCAGATAACGATGCGATGGCTGATGCGGAACAGGACATTGCTGACATCGTTAATAAGATGGAAGGCAAATCCAAGCCGACCGCGAATTTTGAACTGGTTGTGAACAACGGCGCCGATGGGGAGCCCGTTGCGGAAGCTCCTCAGGAGGAGTACAAACACTATAAGCCGGCGGCGTTGCCCGACGATCTCTATACCCGTCCGCTCAAGGAAACGAGCGACATCTATATTGGGATGGAGCACGCCGAGGTTAAGGCCGGAACAGAGGTTGCCAGCGACGCGAAGAGCGTCAAAGATGTCCATATCGACGAGATCTTGCGATCGGCTATCGAGCGCAAAGCCAGTGATATCCACTTCACGACGGGCCTTCCTCCGATGGCAAGAATCGACGGTGAGCTGCAGCCGTTGCCTTATCAGATTATCGACCCAGAAGACAGCCAGCGAATGATTTACGAAGTGCTTAGCGACGAACAAATCCAGAAGGTTGAGCAGTCGCACGAGCTGGACTTTGGTTATGGCGTAAAGGGACTTGGCCGTTTCCGATTTAATGTCTACTTCCAGAAAGGGGCGATGGCGGCAGCTTTGCGCGCTATTCCTACCCGTATTCCGGCGTTTGAGGAGCTTGGCTTACCGCCGGTTCTTCGCGAGATGTCGAAGCGGGTTTCTGGGCTTGTTCTTGTTACGGGTCCGACGGGTTCTGGTAAATCCACGACCATCGCTTCGATGATCGACGATATCAACGAATCCCGGACGTCGCACATTCTCACCATCGAAGACCCCATCGAGTACTTGCATTCTCACAAGAAGTGCATGGTGAACCAAAGAGAGCTTCACGCCGATACCTACACGTTCCATAACGCGTTGCGTGCGGTTTTGCGTGAGGACCCCGACATCATTCTCGTTGGTGAGCTTCGCGACCTTGAGACCATCGAAGCCGCGTTGACGCTTGCGGAGACGGGTCACCTTGTCTTTGGAACGCTGCACACACGAAATGCCCCTTCGACGATTGACCGTATCGTTGACGTCTTTTCGGCGGACCAGCAGGAGCAGATTCGTGTTCTTCTTGGCAACACGCTTGAGGGTGTTATCTCTCAGCAGTTGATCCCAAGGCTGGGCGGTGGACGGTCGGCAGCGCTGGAGATCATGCAGGGAACGCCTGCCATTAAGAATCTCATCCGTGAGGGTAAGACACACCAGATGTATTCGATCATTGAGACGAATGCACAGCACGGTATGCAGACGATGGACCGCTCACTGGCTGATCTCTTTAAGAACGGCTACTGCACTTACGAAGAGTGTTTGATGCGAGCCGTGGACAAAGAAAGCTTTGCTCGACTTGCCAAAGGCACCAGTTAG
- a CDS encoding ribonuclease H-like domain-containing protein, with protein MLRNTFLHIPGVGRTTERALWEKGFSSWDILLERLQEAPLGTADVEDTRTTLEASTLALNEMRHQFFAPVLGIGEAWRAWPEFRKSCVYLDIETDGGQSGESITMVGLYDGESFRALTKGEDLAEFPDIISHYSMIVTFFGSGFDIPMLQKKFRNVPFDHIHLDLCPTLKKLGYRGGLKNIEKQLGIARVEDAQGLTGLDAVRLWREYIRGNESSLETLIAYNREDVVNLERLAEFTYRKLKANTFDNVAATLPLL; from the coding sequence TTGCTCCGTAACACCTTTCTGCACATCCCCGGAGTCGGACGAACAACCGAACGGGCGTTGTGGGAGAAAGGGTTCTCATCTTGGGACATCCTCCTCGAACGCCTTCAAGAGGCTCCTCTCGGCACCGCAGATGTAGAGGACACGCGCACGACACTTGAGGCCTCCACTCTCGCGCTTAACGAGATGCGCCATCAGTTTTTTGCTCCCGTCCTGGGTATCGGTGAAGCTTGGAGGGCTTGGCCCGAGTTTCGTAAAAGTTGCGTCTACCTCGATATCGAAACTGATGGCGGGCAGAGCGGCGAGTCCATCACGATGGTGGGGCTCTACGACGGCGAATCGTTCCGGGCGCTTACCAAGGGCGAAGACCTTGCCGAATTCCCCGATATCATCTCGCACTACTCCATGATCGTTACCTTCTTCGGGTCTGGTTTCGACATCCCAATGCTTCAGAAGAAGTTCCGCAACGTCCCGTTCGATCACATCCACCTCGACCTGTGTCCGACCCTTAAGAAGCTCGGATATCGTGGCGGGTTGAAGAACATTGAGAAGCAGCTAGGCATCGCCCGAGTTGAGGACGCGCAGGGCCTTACCGGACTCGACGCCGTCCGGCTCTGGCGAGAATACATCCGAGGCAACGAGTCCTCTTTAGAGACGCTGATCGCCTACAACCGGGAAGACGTCGTCAATCTGGAGCGTCTCGCCGAGTTCACCTATCGCAAGCTGAAGGCAAACACTTTCGACAACGTCGCCGCCACCCTGCCGTTGTTGTAG
- a CDS encoding aspartate 1-decarboxylase: MRLNHLLKAKLHHARVTYANPEYVGSIEIDRDLMERIGIQDGEHVYIWAVDHTSRIETYAFAGPKGVIGLNGGAAHFFKPGDRLVIAAFTWTDEEIIPKMLWLGENNEVLRDMTPFSVVG; encoded by the coding sequence ATGCGTCTAAATCACCTGCTTAAGGCAAAGCTGCACCACGCTCGCGTGACCTACGCCAATCCCGAGTATGTCGGCAGCATCGAGATCGACCGCGATCTGATGGAGCGGATCGGCATCCAAGACGGCGAACACGTCTATATCTGGGCAGTCGATCACACATCGCGAATCGAGACTTACGCATTCGCCGGACCGAAGGGTGTGATCGGTCTGAACGGTGGCGCGGCTCACTTCTTCAAACCGGGTGATCGCCTCGTCATCGCTGCATTCACCTGGACGGACGAAGAAATCATTCCCAAGATGCTTTGGCTGGGTGAAAACAACGAAGTCCTCCGGGACATGACGCCGTTTAGCGTTGTAGGGTAG
- a CDS encoding 5'-nucleotidase C-terminal domain-containing protein, protein MARTLLFRMLAPCLALGVCSVAVAQQPITITILHTNDMHARVEGTKIAGKSYGGYARLATLIQRYKKSDPNPILLNAGDTFQGTMYFNVYEGLADLAFMNYVGFQAMVVGNHEFDKGPAPLATFAKQASFPLLAANIDVSNSRALDGLIRPSTVIDVGGAKVGIVGAVTADLHEISSPGEDVRMLDLNTSVQRAVDGLTQAGINKIILLTHVGYEADLRLAAQIKGVDVVVGGHSHTPLGTPKLDGFPEPVAAYPMEVKGAEGQKVLVVQGWDWGKVLGRLRVRFDRSGKIETYMADRPIVVDESVPEDPTMRSIVAAFQKPLAAKMNEVIGEASSVIGRSDNEASGDHPMGRLVADAMLARLEKLGVVVTFANAGGVRAGLESGPITYGAAVGVQPFGNSMVTLELTGTELLAALEQCAAGLPEKSGGVLFPSRGSSYTIDSTKAPGQRISNVMIAGQALDQNRKYRIGLNAFTAQGGDGLTVFKDAKGSRVDTGEMDIDVFMAYIKANSPIKPIMDRRVQIIRPPFADYNNGRVAATLSKVFAFSLR, encoded by the coding sequence ATGGCCCGTACTCTGCTCTTTCGGATGCTCGCTCCTTGCCTCGCCTTGGGGGTCTGCTCCGTTGCGGTGGCCCAACAGCCGATCACTATCACCATCTTGCACACCAATGACATGCACGCGCGGGTGGAGGGGACTAAGATTGCAGGGAAGAGTTATGGCGGCTATGCCAGGCTTGCGACGCTCATTCAGAGATACAAGAAGTCGGACCCGAATCCGATTTTGCTGAACGCGGGCGATACCTTCCAGGGGACGATGTACTTCAACGTTTATGAAGGACTCGCCGACCTTGCGTTTATGAATTATGTAGGGTTTCAGGCGATGGTGGTTGGGAATCACGAATTCGACAAGGGCCCTGCGCCACTCGCGACGTTTGCAAAGCAAGCAAGCTTTCCGCTCTTGGCGGCGAACATCGACGTATCGAACAGCCGCGCGCTGGATGGTCTCATCCGACCATCGACCGTGATTGATGTTGGGGGAGCGAAGGTTGGGATCGTAGGCGCGGTAACGGCAGATTTGCACGAGATTTCAAGCCCGGGAGAGGATGTTCGCATGCTTGATCTGAATACTTCGGTTCAGCGAGCGGTCGATGGTCTTACCCAAGCTGGGATCAACAAGATCATCCTACTGACGCATGTGGGATATGAAGCTGATCTTCGGCTTGCGGCGCAGATCAAGGGAGTCGATGTGGTGGTCGGTGGACATTCGCATACACCTCTTGGCACTCCAAAGCTCGATGGCTTTCCCGAGCCGGTGGCGGCTTATCCGATGGAGGTCAAGGGAGCCGAAGGTCAGAAGGTGCTTGTCGTGCAGGGTTGGGATTGGGGCAAGGTGCTTGGGCGACTGCGCGTACGCTTTGATCGGTCGGGAAAGATTGAGACCTATATGGCGGATCGTCCGATTGTGGTGGATGAATCTGTTCCCGAAGACCCCACGATGAGGAGCATCGTTGCTGCCTTTCAGAAGCCGCTGGCGGCGAAGATGAACGAGGTGATCGGCGAGGCTTCAAGCGTTATTGGACGAAGCGATAACGAGGCTTCGGGCGATCATCCGATGGGGCGACTGGTGGCTGACGCGATGCTGGCACGGCTTGAGAAGCTTGGCGTTGTCGTGACCTTTGCGAACGCTGGCGGTGTTCGAGCTGGGCTTGAATCGGGGCCGATTACCTATGGCGCGGCGGTGGGTGTGCAGCCCTTCGGCAATTCGATGGTGACCTTAGAGTTGACGGGTACAGAACTCCTCGCTGCGCTCGAGCAGTGTGCGGCGGGGCTTCCCGAAAAGTCGGGGGGAGTGCTCTTTCCCTCTCGGGGGTCAAGCTATACGATTGACTCGACAAAGGCGCCTGGACAACGTATCTCCAATGTCATGATCGCAGGGCAAGCCCTAGATCAAAATCGGAAGTACCGTATTGGATTGAACGCGTTCACGGCGCAAGGGGGCGACGGCTTGACGGTTTTTAAGGACGCCAAAGGCTCACGCGTGGACACTGGGGAGATGGACATTGACGTCTTTATGGCTTATATCAAGGCCAACTCTCCGATCAAACCGATCATGGATCGCCGTGTGCAGATTATCCGTCCGCCGTTTGCAGACTACAACAACGGCAGGGTGGCGGCGACGTTGTCGAAAGTGTTTGCCTTCAGCTTGCGATAG
- a CDS encoding cytochrome c maturation protein CcmE: protein MNKGAIVSIILGTLAMGGMVFAFLSQASPYVTIAEARSTQGDSLHVPGDIVKETFQQNVKDQTATFDIIDEKGDRVTVISQEVPANMGSATKVVAIGKMSGEVFHARKLLVKCPTKYKGEAKPDYSAGTPSVAQAASVTR, encoded by the coding sequence ATGAACAAAGGAGCCATCGTTTCGATCATCCTGGGCACGCTTGCAATGGGTGGAATGGTATTCGCCTTCCTCAGCCAAGCAAGCCCCTACGTCACGATCGCTGAGGCCCGCAGCACTCAAGGTGACAGCCTCCACGTCCCCGGAGACATCGTGAAGGAGACCTTCCAACAGAACGTGAAGGATCAAACCGCGACCTTCGACATCATCGATGAAAAGGGAGATCGAGTCACCGTCATTTCGCAAGAGGTGCCAGCAAACATGGGCAGTGCCACCAAAGTAGTGGCGATTGGCAAGATGAGCGGCGAGGTGTTCCACGCAAGGAAGCTCCTCGTAAAGTGCCCGACAAAGTACAAGGGAGAAGCAAAGCCGGATTACAGTGCAGGCACACCCAGCGTTGCTCAGGCCGCATCGGTAACCCGATAG
- the pyrE gene encoding orotate phosphoribosyltransferase: protein MNLQSLLESSGAILRGHFLLTSGRHSDVYFEKFRVLERPDVLSALCTEIAEHFRDSGIELVAGPTTGGIIIAFEVARQMGLPSIYVETENGVKTLRRGASIAPGAKTLIVDDVLTTGRSVVETIQVVKDAGGVPSGVGVLIDRAQSPLDFGCPQFAAYKVEAVSYAPEEVPDWLAAVPIQKPGTRVQ from the coding sequence ATGAATCTGCAATCTTTGCTCGAATCTTCCGGCGCGATTCTGCGCGGGCATTTCCTTCTCACCAGCGGACGTCATTCCGACGTCTACTTCGAGAAGTTTCGAGTTCTTGAGCGCCCCGACGTCCTCTCGGCTCTTTGCACCGAGATCGCCGAACATTTCCGCGATTCAGGAATCGAACTGGTTGCCGGACCCACAACCGGCGGGATTATCATCGCCTTCGAGGTCGCCCGCCAAATGGGCTTGCCGTCGATTTACGTGGAAACAGAGAATGGGGTCAAAACCCTCCGCCGCGGAGCCTCAATAGCACCAGGCGCGAAGACTCTGATCGTGGACGACGTGCTCACAACCGGCAGATCGGTTGTCGAAACAATCCAGGTCGTGAAAGACGCGGGTGGGGTTCCATCTGGAGTTGGCGTTCTTATTGACCGTGCGCAAAGCCCGCTCGATTTTGGTTGTCCCCAGTTCGCCGCCTACAAGGTGGAAGCCGTAAGCTATGCACCCGAAGAGGTGCCCGATTGGCTCGCTGCCGTGCCGATTCAAAAGCCTGGGACACGAGTCCAGTAA